A genomic region of Clostridia bacterium contains the following coding sequences:
- a CDS encoding secondary thiamine-phosphate synthase enzyme YjbQ, producing the protein MKSYRKELWFSTSKRREFINITPEIENCLQESGIKEGLLLCNAMHITASVFINDDESGLHRDFERFLEKLAPEKPYDQYDHNGFEDNADAHLKRTIMGREVVVAVTEGKLDFGPWEQIFYGEFDGKRRKRVLVKIIGE; encoded by the coding sequence ATGAAAAGTTATAGAAAAGAACTATGGTTTAGCACTAGCAAGAGGAGGGAGTTTATAAATATAACTCCTGAAATTGAAAATTGCCTCCAAGAGAGCGGCATAAAGGAAGGGTTGTTATTGTGCAATGCCATGCATATAACTGCAAGTGTATTTATCAATGATGACGAATCAGGGCTACATAGAGACTTTGAACGTTTTCTGGAAAAATTGGCACCGGAAAAACCATATGATCAATATGATCACAATGGGTTTGAGGATAATGCGGATGCCCATCTAAAAAGGACAATAATGGGCAGAGAAGTGGTGGTTGCTGTAACAGAAGGTAAGTTGGATTTTGGGCCCTGGGAACAGATCTTTTATGGAGAGTTTGATGGAAAGAGGAGGAAGAGGGTCCTTGTAAAAATTATAGGGGAATAG